Within Bombus fervidus isolate BK054 chromosome 3, iyBomFerv1, whole genome shotgun sequence, the genomic segment TATAAACCATCtttcaaatttgtatatttcttaaGTTCATTTGATGTAAATACTTTCTGATTTGCATCTTTGTTTAACTctatatttgattttttaagACCAGAGTACAcatttttagtaatatttaaCCATTTAtccaaaaaattaaatttgatgcCATTCAAACAATCATTtgagtataataaaatagatgCAAATAATGGTAATAACCAAACATACTTAGGTAACATAattcttttaacaaaattttaagcagattcgttaataaattaatagtttttgGAATGTAGATGTTATGCACGCtgtaagtaaaaaatttaataatgaagaaaatgagaaattaaaaaattaacgtaaatgTTTATGTTTCCCTTTCatgtgataaaatattaaaatgaatttgaGGTAATGATCATAATCTAAACataaaaagtttttaattattgaatcTAATCTACTATCAtactttttacataattttttgtgGAAAAAACAAAGAGATATACTATATCAGAATATGTGAATATATTTTTGGGACAACTTCTTATTTAGTACTTACTGCCTTATGATGCATCAGTGGTAGATGTCCTTAAATAAATCGGCGggctatataaatttttctttgatgaattaaataatttttattttaataatttagtacgtattatattttattatattttatgaaagtaCATATGCAGTGATgcgtatttaaataaatgtttgtttTTCTATATGGTaaacaagtatattaaattgttttaagAAGGTATTACGcttaatcaaaatattattaatcatattgatatttttaaataataaactatatgtattatagtatttcGGATTTGTAAATTACTAggtagaaaatgataaataaaatcattaaatgCAATTAAATTAGGAATTATATCTATTGACacataattttaatagaaaaatacgaagattccatattattgtgtgaataaatacaaaaattatatgaagATGACAGATACACTTAAACATACCGTTTAACCAAATCTACTTAAACATCCCAAAAAAAGAATTGTATATGGGAGAAACGTTAGGAATGATTTATGATTACTTAAATGTACTAGCGGAAAATATCCTTGAGCAACCAATGCACATGATCTCTACCATACGATCTCTTTAGAGTAAGGATAAGATGACGCACAGAGAGGGAAGCGGGACAATGCACGCAGGGCGGAAGTGAGAAACCACTCGTTGCAAATGGCAGACGTATGATAGTGTCTACTTATTTTTCTGGTATAGTTGTGCCAGTGGGTTACAATTATTCGTGGTCGTATATCGTAACGGGCTTTAAGATTGAATATTGTCGCATtggtaattgttattaatagaaGAATTCAACAGTGATGGCGAAGTTAGTGGACGTTTGGCGGGACGATGACCCGGTCGATTTGACACGAAGACAAATGCCGTTCATTGTCGATGAGAATCTTACGGTGAATATAATCTTCTTCTATCATTTGTTTCTTAATTACAGTTTGTGGTTACTAAAAGCTTAAAGTTCAACAGGACTTACGTAATGGCATCCCATGATATTTCCGACTTAACCTAAACGTGGCAATGAATGCATGCTTATACCATAATTAATTCGGTGTGTTATGTTTGATATCAGTGCTCTGCTTAATATTTACTGATTACTGCGACTTCatagaattgaaattttcgtaATCATTTCTAATCTTTATTTGTACACACGCGTTTATCTTGATTTTGAAgttatttgttttctttttggaAAAAAGAATGTCAAAATGATTTGTTTTTTTTACTCTTTGATTAAATACCATTGAACAAGTGGAAATaaacatgaaaatatgaaCTATAAATTCAGTGATAAAAATGTTGAtgatatactatatttttatttcatatataagaAAGACTAAAatagatacaaatatataattttaataaaatatcctatatatatttcatttgttaattgtaatttttcaaattactcaatttaatttttttctaattacaCAAATTACCCAATTGCactaaacaattattaattgtttaataattacataaagtttatattttccatgtaaaatgatatatatatagatacatacatacagtgttgtgaataattataaactcaaacactttttctgttttctttgtCTAAGATTTCTGACTGATCATGTTtggatatatttataattagacAAAACTtttgtatgtaaataatttcttgtattttatctGTAAATACAAACTGGTTGTTCAATGTTATAAAGCTAGactcatatattattatattataaattatatgtttagaatatattataaattaaatatataattagagtatattataaaaagaatatgtttttttttcataagtACAGTTTAGCTTTAATGTtcaagaaagaataaaattaaatttaatcttataatgtagtatttaattttctgtaGATGGTTATGGATATAAATGGTTTAGGAGCAATCTGTGATAGTCCATTAGTTTATGGTAAAGAACTGGATGAATTTACGAGAAAACTTAATATGCttacaaaagaagaaattaaggCCTCATTTGAAGTAACATGCAAGGATATGCTTGCAATCTTAGGCCAAGCTGTACCATGTGTTGGTTGCAGAAGAAggtataataaaacatttaaataatatatatatatatatattgaatgtgttaattttttatattaattagtatTGTATACATTTAGTGTTGAGAGATTATTCTATGATTTGATGAAATCAGGACATCCAGCATTAGATCCACTAGTGATTACACCTGAAGGTTTATTATCAATAAAAGATGATGTTTTAGAATCACCGCAGTTGCTCTGTACAATGTTGCAAGGACAcaggtaatacaatatatatgaatatatattgcTTGAATATATTAGAGATATTCaataattctaatatttactaTAGCACTAGGTTAAACAGTTTAGTTGAAGGCCAacctagaaataaaaaatcacgGAGATGTGTATTACATTCATTAGAAATTCAGCGTATGAGACCTCCTCCAAGTGCATGGAAAGAAGTATGGGATTGCATGGATCATTCATGTCGTTTAGCACTTTCATTGATTGAAAGTAATAGCCTTGAGGCTACTTTGGATACGTATTTACGTAAACATCGGTAagttcataaatttttatgattgtCTACAAAAATTTTTGTATCATATCTACAATTATAGATTTTGTGGCGAATGTCGGACAAAGGTATTGCTGGCATTTTCTCTGTTAACAACAGAGCCTGAaccagaaaaagaaaaaggctATGTTGCTTCTTTATATTATGGGATCAGACGTTGCATACGTGATAGACATGTACATATACCTACGAATCCATATTTTATGGATAATCTTATGGGACGTATACAGCCAGAATTGATGGGGAGGTATAGAACTGCAAGATATTATcattcataattatattttgtaattcagTTATGAAGTAGCTTTTAAATTACAGGGAACGACATGCAAAAACGTTAGAAATTGCTCAGGAAGAAGTACTTACATGTCTAGCAATGTGTGTTGCTGAACGCTTGCATAGAATTCATAGACGATTAAGAGAAGAGGAAACTGTATGCAAAGTATTAGCTGCTGTTGCAGTAGATGCATTATCTAGGAATTTTCAAGTATAattgataatgaaattttatattactaaattaatagaattactTGTAAATGATTATGTGATTCTGCACAGATGGCTGTAGAAGTCAAACAAGGTATTTCTCAACTAGAACTTCTCTATGAAGAATTAACAAGAGAAGAAATAGCAAAACAACAGAGACGAGAAAAGTTACGTTTAAAacgcaaaaagaagaaagaacgacGATATGagatagaagaaaaagaaaatacatgtGATGTATGCTATTATCTGTAAATTTAGACTTCccaaatttatgtatttaatattctgacataaattaattattattagtgtTCAAGCAAAAAGCAAAGTGGTAGTAGCGATACGCCTTGTGTTTGTGGGGATTCAAAACCCACAACGCAAAACATAGATCAACATAAGGTAGATagactattattatatttctttacttaattataaatgtatctatctattattattaatcattgTTTGTTTATTGCAGTTACAAGTATTAGATCCAAAAAATAAGGGACCACCTACATGTAAATGCCCAGACTGTGTAAAAAAATCGAAGTCTGGTATATCACGATCACAAAGTCAAACACAATTAGCATTCCCCAAAAAGTCatcaaatatgcaaaaaaatacaattaaaaaacattCTGAATTAAAGACCAAAATTCCTGCAAATCAAACAAAGAAAAGTAATATACCTGTCAAAAACCTTTCTGAAGAAGAATTATTTGATGCGTGTGAATCGTGTAAGGTAATAATTTAATGTGTCAATACATGTTCTAAATATCGTTTATCGTGCGTTAtaagatttaaatatcttttattgtacAGGATCTTTCGGAAAAGATTGAAAATGATCATTGGCATAATCTAGGAGATTATAAAGATTCAATGACTAAAGGAATAGTAGATGCTTGGATTGGAAAACCAAGTAAGAGATGTAATATGTGGATAGAAATGAAGAAACGTTTCGAATTGTCAATCTCAGAAAGGAAAAGTCGTTCTTCAAGTGAACAATCGTCGCAAGATTGTGGTTATTCGTCGGAGCATAACATTAGCAGTTCTTCCCTTCCTAGTACTCCAGAAGGATCGGAAGTAGCTTGTAGCGATGGATGTTGTAACCATGAGAGGGACTGTCACGATATAAGACCATCTGAAAAACTTGTTCATTCCAGTTCTAGTATCTCGTTGTTAAAGGAAAGGGGTGGGGGTTTAACACTTACACAAATGTTAGAAGTAAGTGCGTAAGTTGTTCTAATTCAGAACTTCATCTAGGACTTTGTTTTTATATCTAatatgatttgtttctttttaggATTCTTATTTATCAggcgacgaagaaaaagaaagttataTTCCAGCTGAGGAAGTATTGGAATTTAAATCTCGAATGTGCCAAGTCCTTGAAAAGCGACAAGAACTGCGTCAAACACTGAGAAGACGTTTTGCTATTTTATGCAGTCATCACAAACCCTTTACCATTCCTAATTAAGAATTCCTACTAGGTACAGTTACTTAATAGGATacaatctttcttttttatattgatttaCTGCCAGTAGATAAACAGGAGTGCAATAGATGTATTTCATATAACTGTTATCATTGGATGTCAAACTTCCTATGTGAATAAGATATTGTTGAAGATATACATCGTACAAACATCGTATGGTATGGTTTATCTGTAAGCAAAGAATTGCATCTAATAAACTAGAGGTACCAAGAAACAATTATGCCTTGAATTCTGTTTTCTATGTAGCTGAATttataaaactaaaagacATTTGTAGGTCAAAAATGTAACTGTAAATGAATGAAAGCAAAGTTTATAGTCAAATATTAATTCTGAAAActgaattaaaagaaatacatatGAACTGTCGCATTAATGCACAAATATTTGTCAGTGATCAGAATTATGAGACTGATTTCTACATGCTTGTATGTATGATTAAATGTTAATGATAATTTTTGTGAGTATGTATTGGTCATAAAATATGACGAATAACGATCAACTGCACGTagtaaataattgtataaattactaTGTACTTTTAAgaggattttatttttttggaTTTGTTTCCTTGCAAAATGAATGTAAAtgctgtaataataatatggccaagaaatattaaatattaatacaaaataaatattatattccattatgtattatattattccaaGTTATGTcttttttgtacaattttctataataatataaaatattttgctttCTTCTCACACAATATATTACAAGAGTTTCATATTATACATTagataaaagtattaaatatatttaaactcCAATCTCAAatgtattttcttataaaaaagtaaaattatgcatatatatcgtttttcaGGTGCGACATATGCCGTGTGGAGCATTTAAATGGGAACACAGAAATATCTCCATTATTAATGGTCATATGAAAAGATTCAAgagttaaaaattatactgtTTAGTAATGGTAGATAAAATTTTTCCTGGAAGTCATTCTTTTATGAGATTTCAAGATCATCGTCGTCTGTTTTATTGGaaccatttattttaatagattAATCAATCCATCTCGGTATTTCCTATAAAAAGGTAAAAGGTATTTATGTTTATGTATAAACTAACTATTGTTTAGTTCTagttttaactttaattttgtcaattataatatatgaaagaCAAGGGAAGAAACGAAGTGGTATTGTCATGTTTACATTGTCTTTATCTTTTATACATTTGACAAAATTAAGGTTAAAACTAAAACTAAACTAATAGCTTTTGACATAAATaggataatatatttttatagagaatgaagaaatgaattgattaatatattaaaaaatatatgcttttattaaaaaagattatgACAACCTTAAAATCccataaaaaaaatgattttcagaaaaaattttatttactattgtACGTGCCcttctaaataatataactttGTGCTTTGGAGATTTTTCAGACAACTGCTAGTAACAGAAATATTTCAGTGTTcccatttaaataaaatacatctaTATATGTTTTTATGATTGATGTATAAAATACATCTATTAATGTACATTGAGGAATGACTAGTTTTAGTCGTGTATTATGCTTCTTTTCAAACTAGTTTTAGTTTAATAATCAACTTATTCATTATATTGCGCAAAGCATAAGCATGCATTTGTTCCACCAAAACCGAAAGCATTTTTTAATGCCACGCGTCTAGAGGTTGtattccaatttttctttatattaggAGCAAAATTTAAGGATGTTTCTGTATCcaaattatgcaaatttaatGTTGGTGGAATTACACTCTCTTTTATTGCCAGAATAGTAAAAACAGCTTCTAAGTTTCCTGCTGCACCTAACAAATGACCGTGTGCACCTTTTGTACTAGAGACAGTTACGTTTTTACTATGTTGTCCCATAAACGATTCTATAGCTTTCAGTTCAATACTATCACCTAAAGGAGTTGAAGTTGCATGTGCattaataaaagttatttctACAGTTTCTATACCGGCATCTTTCACTGCTCTGTCCATGGCTAATATAGCACCTGTACCATCTTCACTAGGTGCAGTCAAATGTGTTGCATCACCAGATAAACCATACCCTAACACTTCTGCATAAATATTAGCTTTTCTTTCAAGTGCATGATTTAATTCTTCCAACACTAGTATTGCAGCACCTTCTCCCATAACAAATCCATCCCTATCCTTATCAAACGGCCTTGATGCTTCATACGGAAAATCATTTTTGTTAGTACTCAATGCTCGAAGTCTACAAAAAGCAGCTATAGCAAGAGGACTGATGCATGCTTCTGCCCCACCACATATCATTACACTTGTTTCTCCCCcacgaataaaacgaaatgcATCACCTAGAAATTGGTTATATTACATAATCATagtaaacataaaatatttttggtcTTTGTTCAAACTTATAATACCAATTGCATGTGCTCCAGTTGCACATGCTGTTGACACAGAATGATTCGGGCCACGAAGACCATATTTAATACTAATTTGTCCTGCAGccatatttgttaatattcttGGCACAAAATAAGGACTAACTTTGTTATATCCTTTTTTTAAGGCTTCATATGTTGTGCATACATCAATTAAATCTATCATTCCAATTCCTACTGCTACTCCTGTATCTCGTTTATCAGTTTCATTGTTTGGTTTCCAATTTGCATCATTTAATGCTTCTTCTGTAGCTATCAAAGCATAAGGAGTAGCTGGGCACATTGTACGTAACTcactttttgtaaaatatgaattgATATCCAATTCATTAGGACCACTTCCTTTAGGTACTAATGCAGctatcaaaatattattgtattatatacagGATAATTCACAAATGCATACTTTAGATGTTGAATgtacacattaaaataaataagaaacgtAATATAAACATGTATTCTACATAATTGCTTACTTTAGCATTGAATGTATATATTGCAGAAATATTGTCATGTCTCGAATCAGATAGAGTTTTAGAGAATCAATATTATGTCCTTGCAAGTTCATTATTTATGAATTGTAGAAgtggaaataagaaaaattataaactttACATAGATTAAAATGTTTCAGTTGTGTATACAACAATATTAAGACTTGCAATGTATATATTAAGATACAGGACAGACTTTAAACATTTTCCTTGATCATCTGTAACTCAAAAACTAAAGTACATAAGACTTGTGTTCATATGATGTCTTTTACTTATTTCAATGTATAGATTCATTCCCTGAAGTATGGATATGTATTTATGAATCACCCTAtatattggaaatttattatagaatgtaaaaatttgagatatttatacaaatttacttAGAACATATAAATACTTACCAACTTTGCAAGGTAGCTTGTCATATTCCGGATTAGTCAACTTGGTGATACCTGATTTAGAATTAATAAGTGCTTGCCAAGCATTTTGTACACCAATTCCCAGAGGACATACTATACCCATTCCCGTAATAACAACTCGCCGTTTGCATCTTGCAGCGGTTGTTAATCTacgattaataataacaagCGGAGTAAACATTGGACCGATAAGAATAagtatttgaaagaaatatatagtTTAACTTTGGTTTAGGgaacataaaattattgacttattttttgttatttaatatttttcgccgtagagaattaaaaaatgctaGCCTTAATTCTAGAAATTTAGCGGTTCAGGAATTATGTGTATATAAAACCGAGCATTTTTAGCGTATTGTACAGGTTAGTATGACACCATATTGTTTCTATCCATCATGTGATTGGTCCGTACAGATGAGCATTGAATTGAACTTCACCGAATATTAGTTTGTATAGGTttgtatatacaaatataatcgGTCGCCTCATGGCGCGATGTCTGGAGAATAAAACGTAACTCAAACCCAAATGTATAAAAGTCTACGTGCCCAAACCTAATCCAATACTCATGATTTAAAATCCCGCCACCCACGTGCATTTGTTTACAGCCAGCGACTCCACTCATTGGACGAATCATGGATAGAAGCCAACATGGCCTCAAAGTAACGTGTAAAATACGCTAAACTTCTGTGCTAAAAACgctaaatttttcatatacataACTTTCAAATTGCTAGATTCCTAATGTTAAGATTTGCATTTTCGGATTCTATGCGTCAAAAactgttataatatatataaaaaagagaCAATAATTTTATGTCCCCTAAACTGAAGTACAGCTAAATATATtaaggttatatattattatatcattacTTTTTACTaggaaaaattcaatatattgCGTTTTACAGAAGTCTCTTTTAtgttcattttatatataataattagcaacaaatataatataaataccaAGTAATCCTTTAAATATATgcaataagaatatttttgtagaatACAATAGATATATAACTAAATATGACACTAAAATCTATAATCCctagtatttatttaatgttaattttataaaattgattttatatatttaataataaaatgaaattttgttactgTTATCTATAGTTAACTTTTTATGAAtgtgaaataaattgttttatatgtataatactaaaatatttgcatatacgtacaatatgtatatttgtatatatatcgttgaatATGATTTATCTTTTATGATTATTTGTAGTGTTATTGGATGGGTATTATGTTACTATTATAaccattatattaatttatttaattattatgttcTTATCAAATATCATAGAAAATGTTTTAGTTGAGTATGATAAATTCTAAGAAGATCGTTTTATTCTGTTTGAATAAAcagttataaaaattactttaatgtGCAATATATAAACCGtactattacattttttaaactaaaatcatattttacaattaaataatatatttgttcacaattatttttagtaataataaaatatttaaataaacgataaaatagtttattaatttatcaagtaGTATGTAAAAGCTATTTCGGCTAACATTTTTTActgtttattgaaattaattagtaattaattcTAGAGCTTTTGTATCAACCGAATACATGATTGGAAGTAAATTctgattttaaaaaatttggatGTGATTGTACTTCAATATGGCGAACCGCGACAAAGGACGCAAAAAGTGGGGAGAATTTTTACAAGGTAccttgaaaaaaattatttcgctgaataatataaatatcttaatttGTAATCCCGTGATTATATTTCGTGTGTACGTAATAAACACACATGCCCCTTTTCAATTCTGTTGGGTGCATTTACAGAGCTAACCTCACCAAACAAGCTAACCTAAAAATACAGCGGGAATTATGCTGTGATATGTTGTGAAATTTAACCAGTGTAAGAAGTAAATTTagcatatattataatttgtattaaacTTTTCtagaaattgcaaatttatctGGAGTAGTTAAGgattatataacttttattcCTAATTCTCGTAAATTGATAACTTCAGTTACTGTCAAGAGTGTCAACAATCACTATTAGTTATTGCACTTagtaaagtattatatttaactAATAGCAATACTTAATTATCGTATATGAACGAATTTCAGTCATCTAATATgctaaaatattggaaaagaCTATTATAGTTATAggcatattatacatatacctccaaccataatttaataaattttagagTAATCATTTATGACTGaaatatataacttatatATGGAATATTAATGCTTTCATAAACAagaatattgtatttattccTTATTCAATTTGtgatatgaattatttatttattttttttcataatatttagtatatatTACTATCGTGTAAGATTTAGCAATTTTAGtatgtttttttttagatatatCTTTAAGTTTAATCTTTCACCTTAAACAGTGATAGTGTTTAAACATTGATTATGAacatattatcatttattaaatttcatttattataatgctatacatattaataaataattaataacttcAGAcacaatttcatttatatttaatttattcaacatattatttttaattttgtatatactttaaattaaattaaattataatgttgtaaagataagtataatatattaaataattaagataTACGTACTTTACTTAGAACatgtgaaattttatatttccagaTAATTCAAAATTGGAAGAGGATAGGTCAATAGGAATGAA encodes:
- the LOC139985684 gene encoding gametogenetin-binding protein 2-like isoform X1, translating into MAKLVDVWRDDDPVDLTRRQMPFIVDENLTMVMDINGLGAICDSPLVYGKELDEFTRKLNMLTKEEIKASFEVTCKDMLAILGQAVPCVGCRRSVERLFYDLMKSGHPALDPLVITPEGLLSIKDDVLESPQLLCTMLQGHSTRLNSLVEGQPRNKKSRRCVLHSLEIQRMRPPPSAWKEVWDCMDHSCRLALSLIESNSLEATLDTYLRKHRFCGECRTKVLLAFSLLTTEPEPEKEKGYVASLYYGIRRCIRDRHVHIPTNPYFMDNLMGRIQPELMGRERHAKTLEIAQEEVLTCLAMCVAERLHRIHRRLREEETVCKVLAAVAVDALSRNFQMAVEVKQGISQLELLYEELTREEIAKQQRREKLRLKRKKKKERRYEIEEKENTCDCSSKKQSGSSDTPCVCGDSKPTTQNIDQHKLQVLDPKNKGPPTCKCPDCVKKSKSGISRSQSQTQLAFPKKSSNMQKNTIKKHSELKTKIPANQTKKSNIPVKNLSEEELFDACESCKDLSEKIENDHWHNLGDYKDSMTKGIVDAWIGKPSKRCNMWIEMKKRFELSISERKSRSSSEQSSQDCGYSSEHNISSSSLPSTPEGSEVACSDGCCNHERDCHDIRPSEKLVHSSSSISLLKERGGGLTLTQMLEDSYLSGDEEKESYIPAEEVLEFKSRMCQVLEKRQELRQTLRRRFAILCSHHKPFTIPN
- the LOC139985684 gene encoding gametogenetin-binding protein 2-like isoform X2, translating into MVMDINGLGAICDSPLVYGKELDEFTRKLNMLTKEEIKASFEVTCKDMLAILGQAVPCVGCRRSVERLFYDLMKSGHPALDPLVITPEGLLSIKDDVLESPQLLCTMLQGHSTRLNSLVEGQPRNKKSRRCVLHSLEIQRMRPPPSAWKEVWDCMDHSCRLALSLIESNSLEATLDTYLRKHRFCGECRTKVLLAFSLLTTEPEPEKEKGYVASLYYGIRRCIRDRHVHIPTNPYFMDNLMGRIQPELMGRERHAKTLEIAQEEVLTCLAMCVAERLHRIHRRLREEETVCKVLAAVAVDALSRNFQMAVEVKQGISQLELLYEELTREEIAKQQRREKLRLKRKKKKERRYEIEEKENTCDCSSKKQSGSSDTPCVCGDSKPTTQNIDQHKLQVLDPKNKGPPTCKCPDCVKKSKSGISRSQSQTQLAFPKKSSNMQKNTIKKHSELKTKIPANQTKKSNIPVKNLSEEELFDACESCKDLSEKIENDHWHNLGDYKDSMTKGIVDAWIGKPSKRCNMWIEMKKRFELSISERKSRSSSEQSSQDCGYSSEHNISSSSLPSTPEGSEVACSDGCCNHERDCHDIRPSEKLVHSSSSISLLKERGGGLTLTQMLEDSYLSGDEEKESYIPAEEVLEFKSRMCQVLEKRQELRQTLRRRFAILCSHHKPFTIPN
- the LOC139985684 gene encoding gametogenetin-binding protein 2-like isoform X3, whose amino-acid sequence is MLTKEEIKASFEVTCKDMLAILGQAVPCVGCRRSVERLFYDLMKSGHPALDPLVITPEGLLSIKDDVLESPQLLCTMLQGHSTRLNSLVEGQPRNKKSRRCVLHSLEIQRMRPPPSAWKEVWDCMDHSCRLALSLIESNSLEATLDTYLRKHRFCGECRTKVLLAFSLLTTEPEPEKEKGYVASLYYGIRRCIRDRHVHIPTNPYFMDNLMGRIQPELMGRERHAKTLEIAQEEVLTCLAMCVAERLHRIHRRLREEETVCKVLAAVAVDALSRNFQMAVEVKQGISQLELLYEELTREEIAKQQRREKLRLKRKKKKERRYEIEEKENTCDCSSKKQSGSSDTPCVCGDSKPTTQNIDQHKLQVLDPKNKGPPTCKCPDCVKKSKSGISRSQSQTQLAFPKKSSNMQKNTIKKHSELKTKIPANQTKKSNIPVKNLSEEELFDACESCKDLSEKIENDHWHNLGDYKDSMTKGIVDAWIGKPSKRCNMWIEMKKRFELSISERKSRSSSEQSSQDCGYSSEHNISSSSLPSTPEGSEVACSDGCCNHERDCHDIRPSEKLVHSSSSISLLKERGGGLTLTQMLEDSYLSGDEEKESYIPAEEVLEFKSRMCQVLEKRQELRQTLRRRFAILCSHHKPFTIPN
- the LOC139985685 gene encoding 3-oxoacyl-[acyl-carrier-protein] synthase, mitochondrial isoform X2; its protein translation is MFTPLVIINRRLTTAARCKRRVVITGMGIVCPLGIGVQNAWQALINSKSGITKLTNPEYDKLPCKVATEEALNDANWKPNNETDKRDTGVAVGIGMIDLIDVCTTYEALKKGYNKVSPYFVPRILTNMAAGQISIKYGLRGPNHSVSTACATGAHAIGDAFRFIRGGETSVMICGGAEACISPLAIAAFCRLRALSTNKNDFPYEASRPFDKDRDGFVMGEGAAILVLEELNHALERKANIYAEVLGYGLSGDATHLTAPSEDGTGAILAMDRAVKDAGIETVEITFINAHATSTPLGDSIELKAIESFMGQHSKNVTVSSTKGAHGHLLGAAGNLEAVFTILAIKESVIPPTLNLHNLDTETSLNFAPNIKKNWNTTSRRVALKNAFGFGGTNACLCFAQYNE
- the LOC139985685 gene encoding 3-oxoacyl-[acyl-carrier-protein] synthase, mitochondrial isoform X1 translates to MFTPLVIINRRLTTAARCKRRVVITGMGIVCPLGIGVQNAWQALINSKSGITKLTNPEYDKLPCKVAALVPKGSGPNELDINSYFTKSELRTMCPATPYALIATEEALNDANWKPNNETDKRDTGVAVGIGMIDLIDVCTTYEALKKGYNKVSPYFVPRILTNMAAGQISIKYGLRGPNHSVSTACATGAHAIGDAFRFIRGGETSVMICGGAEACISPLAIAAFCRLRALSTNKNDFPYEASRPFDKDRDGFVMGEGAAILVLEELNHALERKANIYAEVLGYGLSGDATHLTAPSEDGTGAILAMDRAVKDAGIETVEITFINAHATSTPLGDSIELKAIESFMGQHSKNVTVSSTKGAHGHLLGAAGNLEAVFTILAIKESVIPPTLNLHNLDTETSLNFAPNIKKNWNTTSRRVALKNAFGFGGTNACLCFAQYNE